In the Pecten maximus unplaced genomic scaffold, xPecMax1.1, whole genome shotgun sequence genome, one interval contains:
- the LOC117318730 gene encoding nascent polypeptide-associated complex subunit alpha, muscle-specific form-like: ELPHLQCSPQGSSLSFSVPPEEASSPLVFSPKQLPLLQRFPQGSSLSFSVHPKGAPSSSAFSPRELPPLQRSPQGSSFSISVLPKGAPSPSAFSPRELPLLQCSPQGSSLTFSVHPKGAPSSSAFSPRELPLLQRSPQGSSLPFSVLPEGAPSPSAFTPKELPLLQRSLQGSSLPFSVLPKGAPSPSAFSPRELPPLQRSPQGNSLSFSVIPKGAPSPSVFSPRELLLHQRSPQVSSLPFSVFPKGALSPSAFSPRELPLLQRSPFNICYHL, encoded by the coding sequence GGGAGCTCCCTCACCTTCAGTGTTCTCCCCAAGGGAGCTCCCTCTCCTTCAGCGTTCCTCCCGAGGAAGCTTCCTCCCCTTTAGTGTTCTCCCCAAAGCAGCTTCCTCTCCTTCAGCGTTTTCCCCAAGGGAGCTCCCTCTCCTTCAGCGTTCACCCCAAAGGAGCTCCCTCTTCTTCAGCGTTCTCCCCAAGGGAGCTCCCTCCACTTCAGCGTTCACCCCAAGGGAGCTCCTTCTCCATCAGCGTTCTCCCTAAGGGAGCTCCCTCTCCTTCAGCGTTCTCCCCAAGGGAGCTCCCTCTCCTTCAGTGTTCTCCCCAAGGGAGCTCCCTCACCTTCAGCGTTCACCCCAAAGGAGCTCCCTCTTCTTCAGCGTTCTCCCCAAGGGAGCTTCCTCTCCTTCAGCGTTCTCCCCAAGGGAGCTCCCTCCCCTTCAGTGTTCTCCCTGAGGGAGCTCCCTCCCCTTCAGCGTTCACCCCAAAGGAGCTTCCTCTCCTTCAGCGTTCTCTCCAAGGGAGCTCCCTCCCCTTCAGTGTTCTCCCCAAGGGAGCTCCCTCCCCTTCAGCGTTCTCCCCAAGGGAGCTCCCTCCACTTCAGCGTTCTCCCCAAGGGAACTCCCTCTCCTTCAGTGTTATCCCTAAGGGAGCTCCCTCCCCTTCAGTGTTCTCCCCAAGGGAGCTCCTTCTCCATCAGCGTTCTCCCCAAGTGAGCTCCCTCCCCTTCAGCGTTTTCCCCAAAGGAGCTCTCTCCCCTTCAGCGTTCTCCCCAAGGGAGCTCCCTCTCCTTCAGCGTTCTCCTTTTAATATCTGTTATCACCTTtag